One genomic region from Dehalobacter restrictus DSM 9455 encodes:
- a CDS encoding GGDEF domain-containing protein — MRFERLRKYFTIVPKENKDEFSRQLWKENFLKLIVIAGFFSICESSLLIFFPRAVADVKISILIFVSISLLMLPLLIQIYRKYDVYRKEIIYCTEVGYLIILLVFGCALSILPQNELVSINPYIIAVFGIAAFIYLPPLTSLVLYSFVYLFFFLVIPYYQPNDYIVEILRINAFIMNLCAWIFSRMVFRIRLFSLIYKKEVEAKNTILADLSVRDSMTSLYNHENLFLKLKEEIERAKRIDYPLSIIMMDIDDFKDINDRFGHQCGDDVIIRVAGILNQACRSTDIIGRYGGDEFVIILPDTASDEVLFLAERLRYKIALADFREGIHITVSGGISELKEESAEELIKKADLQLYKAKANGRNRFEAGSLVDDVQGSLWANFRG, encoded by the coding sequence ATGAGGTTTGAGCGTTTACGTAAATACTTTACGATTGTTCCAAAAGAAAATAAGGATGAATTTTCGCGTCAGCTTTGGAAAGAAAATTTCTTAAAGCTAATTGTTATTGCGGGATTCTTTAGCATTTGTGAAAGTTCACTGCTGATCTTTTTTCCGCGTGCGGTCGCAGACGTTAAAATTAGCATATTAATTTTTGTTTCGATTAGTTTGCTGATGCTTCCGCTTCTTATTCAAATATACCGGAAATACGACGTTTACAGAAAGGAAATCATCTATTGCACAGAAGTCGGGTATTTAATCATTTTACTGGTTTTTGGCTGCGCGCTTAGTATTTTGCCTCAAAATGAGCTTGTATCAATCAATCCATATATTATTGCAGTATTTGGTATAGCAGCTTTTATCTATTTACCTCCTTTGACAAGTTTGGTCTTGTATTCTTTCGTCTATCTTTTCTTTTTTCTGGTCATTCCCTACTATCAGCCGAATGATTATATTGTTGAGATTTTGCGTATCAATGCTTTCATTATGAACTTGTGTGCCTGGATTTTTTCCAGGATGGTATTCAGAATCAGATTATTTTCCTTGATTTATAAGAAAGAAGTTGAAGCCAAGAACACAATATTGGCCGACCTGTCCGTCCGCGATTCGATGACATCCCTATATAACCATGAAAATCTCTTTCTGAAACTCAAGGAAGAGATTGAACGTGCCAAACGGATTGATTATCCACTGTCTATCATTATGATGGATATCGATGATTTTAAAGACATCAACGACCGGTTCGGTCATCAATGCGGAGACGATGTCATCATCCGTGTTGCCGGGATATTGAATCAGGCATGCCGGAGTACCGATATTATCGGCAGATATGGCGGGGACGAATTCGTCATTATCCTACCTGATACTGCCTCGGATGAGGTTTTATTCCTGGCGGAACGGCTGAGATATAAGATAGCGCTAGCTGATTTTCGGGAAGGCATACATATAACCGTAAGTGGAGGAATCAGTGAGCTTAAAGAAGAATCGGCCGAGGAACTGATCAAAAAAGCTGACCTCCAGCTGTATAAAGCGAAAGCCAACGGTAGGAACCGGTTTGAAGCAGGATCTCTGGTAGACGATGTCCAGGGAAGCTTGTGGGCTAATTTCAGAGGATGA
- the pyrF gene encoding orotidine-5'-phosphate decarboxylase has translation METSHSLNEKVIVALDVNTKEKALDIARELAGCGCWLKVGLELYALSGLSLIQQFKELGFKIFLDLKLHDIPTTVEKTLSVLTASGVDMINVHCSGGYEMMARAAEVGHKAGKTIIGVTVLTSMGQEDLTSIGVQGSTQEQVLKLAMLARKANLNGVVSSAQEAKILREECGEDFLLVTPGIRPAWSEKNDQVRVLTPRMALEAGSSYLVVGRPITLNENPREAIEHLWD, from the coding sequence ATGGAAACTTCACATAGTTTAAATGAAAAGGTCATCGTGGCTTTGGATGTCAATACGAAAGAAAAAGCCCTGGACATTGCCCGGGAACTTGCCGGCTGCGGGTGCTGGCTGAAGGTTGGCCTTGAGCTTTATGCGCTTTCGGGGTTAAGCCTGATTCAGCAGTTCAAAGAGCTCGGATTTAAAATATTTCTCGATCTTAAGCTGCATGATATTCCGACTACCGTCGAAAAAACCCTAAGCGTGCTAACCGCCTCCGGCGTGGATATGATCAATGTTCACTGCAGCGGCGGATACGAAATGATGGCCAGAGCGGCCGAGGTCGGCCATAAGGCCGGCAAAACCATTATCGGCGTAACCGTCCTTACAAGTATGGGACAGGAAGACTTGACATCGATCGGGGTGCAGGGCAGTACGCAGGAGCAGGTACTGAAACTGGCAATGCTCGCCAGGAAAGCAAATTTGAACGGGGTCGTTTCTTCCGCGCAGGAAGCAAAAATTCTCCGGGAGGAATGCGGAGAAGATTTTCTTCTCGTAACACCGGGGATCCGGCCGGCCTGGAGCGAAAAAAATGACCAGGTGCGGGTTCTTACCCCGCGCATGGCCCTGGAAGCCGGAAGCTCTTATCTGGTAGTCGGCAGACCGATTACCTTGAATGAGAATCCCAGGGAAGCCATAGAGCACCTATGGGATTAA
- a CDS encoding dihydroorotate dehydrogenase translates to MQTFNLETDLAGLKLKNPVITASGTYGFGEAYAPFYDPSVLGGITVKGITPLPRLGNPVPRLAETPSGLLNSVGLENPGLEAFLKNYLPELALLDTAVIVNISGFSLEDYALMASSFQRGCGIAALEVNISCPNIKHGGMAFGTDPKSAEEVITAVRKETDLPLIAKLSPNVTDITAMAKAVESGGADIISLINTLLGMQIDLNAQKPVLANTMGGLSGPAVRPVAVRMVYQVYQAVKLPVIGMGGILTWQDAIEFMLAGASAVSIGTANFGNPLAPVEILEGIKAYCNQRGYQSVKEIVGLAHGQKG, encoded by the coding sequence ATGCAGACATTTAATCTTGAGACTGATCTGGCAGGATTAAAGCTTAAAAATCCTGTCATCACTGCCTCCGGCACGTATGGCTTCGGTGAAGCCTATGCTCCGTTTTATGACCCCTCCGTTCTCGGCGGGATCACAGTCAAAGGGATTACACCGCTTCCGCGTCTTGGGAATCCTGTACCGAGGCTCGCGGAGACTCCATCAGGCCTACTGAATTCTGTAGGCTTGGAAAATCCCGGACTGGAGGCTTTCTTAAAAAACTATCTACCGGAGCTAGCCTTGCTGGACACAGCAGTGATTGTCAATATCTCGGGTTTTTCACTGGAAGATTATGCGCTGATGGCATCATCCTTCCAACGCGGCTGCGGGATTGCAGCCCTGGAAGTTAACATCTCTTGTCCGAACATCAAACACGGCGGGATGGCTTTCGGAACTGATCCCAAGAGTGCGGAAGAAGTCATCACTGCCGTTAGAAAGGAAACGGATCTGCCGTTGATTGCGAAGCTGTCTCCGAATGTGACCGATATTACAGCGATGGCTAAAGCTGTGGAAAGTGGCGGGGCGGATATCATTTCTTTGATTAATACGCTTCTGGGCATGCAGATTGATCTCAATGCCCAGAAACCGGTGTTGGCCAACACGATGGGGGGGTTATCCGGTCCCGCGGTCCGGCCGGTAGCCGTCAGAATGGTCTATCAGGTCTATCAGGCTGTAAAGCTGCCGGTCATCGGCATGGGAGGAATTTTGACTTGGCAGGATGCTATCGAGTTCATGCTGGCAGGTGCTTCGGCAGTGAGCATCGGAACAGCTAATTTTGGCAATCCGCTTGCGCCTGTTGAAATTCTGGAAGGAATTAAGGCCTATTGCAATCAAAGAGGCTATCAGTCGGTCAAGGAAATCGTCGGACTTGCCCATGGGCAGAAAGGATGA
- a CDS encoding dihydroorotate dehydrogenase electron transfer subunit: MDLKEKVVFNERIGHPVQGLYKVVLSGEAAKTARPGQFLHIQVTDTSDPLLRRPLSIAGIDPERGEVTIYYRIKGKGTELLSRIPTDQYLSVLGPLGTGFSIPEKGELLLIAGGIGMFPLFSVIQAAQKVPVKIKVLWGGENKDFLDSADLNLLLQKGLDVELSTLDGSCGEEGLVTALLEKYLADKNTQQLLSKGLLRAAACGPNGMLKAVAGICRNNDVPLEVSLEERMACGVGACLGCVCTVRDANGGLKRKRVCKEGPVMNGQEVVWDADI, translated from the coding sequence ATGGACCTCAAGGAGAAAGTCGTCTTCAATGAAAGGATCGGACATCCCGTCCAGGGTTTGTACAAAGTTGTTTTGAGTGGAGAAGCTGCCAAAACAGCTCGGCCGGGCCAGTTTCTGCATATCCAGGTCACGGATACGAGTGACCCGCTTCTGCGCAGACCACTTAGCATTGCCGGGATCGACCCTGAACGTGGAGAAGTGACCATCTACTACAGAATCAAAGGGAAAGGAACCGAACTTCTTTCAAGGATACCGACAGACCAATATCTAAGTGTTCTGGGACCACTGGGGACAGGCTTTTCAATTCCGGAGAAAGGGGAGCTTCTGCTGATTGCAGGCGGAATAGGGATGTTTCCGCTGTTCTCTGTGATCCAGGCCGCACAGAAAGTTCCAGTAAAGATAAAAGTCCTCTGGGGAGGAGAAAACAAAGATTTTCTGGACAGTGCAGATTTAAATCTGCTGCTGCAAAAAGGTTTGGATGTTGAACTTTCAACACTGGACGGAAGCTGCGGAGAGGAAGGCTTAGTTACAGCACTGCTCGAAAAGTATTTAGCTGATAAAAACACGCAGCAATTACTGAGCAAGGGCCTTCTGCGGGCTGCAGCTTGTGGTCCGAACGGCATGCTGAAGGCTGTCGCGGGGATTTGCCGGAACAACGATGTTCCGCTCGAAGTTTCTTTAGAAGAGCGGATGGCCTGCGGGGTAGGTGCATGTTTGGGATGTGTCTGTACCGTTAGAGATGCAAATGGCGGACTGAAACGAAAACGCGTCTGCAAAGAAGGACCGGTAATGAATGGGCAGGAGGTGGTCTGGGATGCAGACATTTAA
- the carB gene encoding carbamoyl-phosphate synthase large subunit — protein sequence MPKQNWQKVMVIGSGPIVIGQAAEFDYAGTQACRALREEGVEIILVNSNPATIMTDKEIADKVYIEPLTLEFLERIIEKERPDGLIPTMGGQTGLNLAFQLAKAGILDRCGVTLLGTPLESISKAEDRELFRNLMNEIGEPIPASSIVSDVQEALKFAEEIGYPVIVRPAFTLGGTGGGIAKDADELTTIAASGIKASMIGQILIEKSVAGWKEIEYEVLRDSCGNSITVCHMENMDPVGVHTGDSIVMAPCQTLTDKEVQTLRTSALKIVAALGIEGGCNVQYALHPERLEYCVIEVNPRLSRSSALASKATGYPIAKVAAKIAIGYTLAELPNAVTGKTSACFEPALDYVVVKIPRWPFDKFSDADRRIGTQMKATGEVMGLGRNLETALLKAVRSLETKAYGILLEEMAYIDDELLRKRCSLPEDNLLFVIAEAFRRGWTVDEINQLNAWNPYFLKKIEGIVRTSTEIKQQVWDLTALTKAKRLGYSDREIARLWHANEQQVYDFRIQNSLKPVFKMVDTCAGEFEATTPYFYSSYDVEDEVQPTDRRKVVVLGSGPIRIGQGIEFDYCSVHAVKALRKAGIESIIINNNPETVSTDFDTADRLYFEPLTIEDVTAVLEKEKPEGIVVQFGGQTAIGLCKGLAERGYRILGTTVEDTDRAEERGIFDEVLQQLGARRPRGGCVSNMEEAEKLAEDIGYPLIVRPSYVLGGRAMQIVYEPQELQGVFARALADFPGQSIWIDQYLLGKEVEVDAISDGETVCIPGIMEHLERAGIHSGDSIAVYPPQTVADNIKEIIEDLTISLARSLRIKGLLNIQYVIYKDQVYVLEVNPRSSRTVPFLSKITGVPIVELATRVILGEKLGSMGIKSGLWPVGEKVAVKAPVFSFSKLLLVEPSLGPEMKSTGEVMGIDYDYEKALQKALMAAGMQISVYGTLLATLADRDKEDGIRLVKRFAKLGFRIIATEGTAKAICQSGIEVDTVGKLHSGSDDIIEKIRKGRVQCVLNTTTHGRIIASDGFAIRRSAVEHGVPCFTSMDTAEAWLHVLEANIPSIVPLS from the coding sequence ATGCCAAAACAAAATTGGCAGAAGGTCATGGTGATTGGTTCAGGACCCATCGTGATTGGACAGGCGGCTGAATTTGACTATGCCGGAACGCAGGCCTGCCGGGCTTTAAGGGAAGAAGGCGTGGAAATTATTCTGGTCAATTCCAATCCGGCTACTATTATGACGGATAAGGAAATTGCCGATAAAGTATATATCGAGCCTCTGACACTGGAGTTTTTGGAGAGAATTATTGAGAAGGAAAGACCCGACGGACTCATTCCGACTATGGGCGGCCAAACCGGACTGAACCTGGCTTTTCAGCTGGCCAAAGCCGGTATTCTGGACCGCTGTGGCGTTACGCTTTTGGGAACGCCGCTGGAGAGCATCAGCAAGGCGGAGGACAGGGAGCTTTTCCGGAACTTGATGAACGAAATCGGGGAACCGATCCCGGCAAGCTCGATTGTTTCGGATGTACAGGAAGCGTTAAAATTTGCTGAAGAAATTGGCTATCCGGTGATTGTTCGGCCGGCATTCACGCTGGGCGGTACCGGCGGCGGGATCGCCAAAGATGCGGATGAATTGACAACGATTGCCGCCAGCGGAATCAAAGCCAGTATGATTGGGCAGATTCTGATCGAAAAAAGCGTAGCCGGCTGGAAAGAAATTGAGTATGAGGTGCTGCGGGACAGCTGCGGCAACAGTATTACGGTTTGCCATATGGAGAATATGGATCCTGTCGGCGTCCATACCGGTGACAGCATCGTCATGGCGCCTTGTCAGACGCTTACGGATAAGGAAGTTCAGACACTTCGGACTTCGGCCCTGAAAATCGTGGCGGCCCTCGGTATTGAGGGAGGTTGCAATGTTCAATATGCGCTGCATCCGGAAAGACTTGAATACTGTGTCATTGAGGTCAATCCGCGTTTGAGCCGTTCGAGCGCGCTGGCTTCCAAAGCGACCGGCTACCCGATTGCGAAAGTGGCTGCCAAAATAGCGATTGGCTATACGCTGGCCGAACTGCCGAATGCGGTAACCGGGAAGACTTCGGCCTGTTTTGAGCCTGCCCTCGACTATGTGGTCGTGAAGATCCCGCGCTGGCCCTTCGATAAATTTTCTGATGCCGACCGTAGGATTGGTACACAAATGAAGGCGACCGGAGAGGTTATGGGTTTGGGCCGCAATTTGGAGACGGCCCTCTTAAAGGCGGTGCGCTCCCTTGAAACGAAAGCCTACGGCATCCTGCTCGAAGAGATGGCGTACATCGACGATGAACTTCTTCGGAAAAGATGCAGCCTGCCGGAAGATAATCTGCTCTTCGTGATCGCGGAAGCTTTCCGCAGGGGATGGACTGTAGATGAAATTAATCAGTTAAATGCGTGGAATCCTTACTTTTTGAAGAAAATAGAAGGGATTGTCAGGACATCCACAGAAATAAAGCAGCAGGTCTGGGATTTAACAGCCTTAACAAAGGCCAAGCGGCTGGGCTATTCCGACCGCGAGATTGCCCGTCTTTGGCATGCAAATGAGCAGCAGGTCTATGATTTCAGGATCCAAAACAGCCTGAAGCCTGTTTTTAAAATGGTCGATACCTGCGCCGGGGAGTTTGAAGCGACGACCCCATACTTCTACTCGAGCTATGATGTCGAGGATGAGGTCCAGCCGACAGATCGACGGAAAGTTGTCGTTCTGGGATCGGGGCCGATCAGGATTGGTCAGGGCATCGAGTTTGACTATTGCTCGGTTCATGCTGTGAAGGCGCTGCGCAAGGCAGGTATTGAGAGTATCATTATCAACAATAATCCGGAGACAGTGTCTACTGACTTTGATACGGCCGATAGGCTTTACTTTGAACCGCTCACGATTGAGGATGTCACGGCAGTCCTCGAGAAAGAAAAACCTGAGGGTATCGTCGTCCAATTTGGCGGACAGACTGCGATTGGGTTATGCAAAGGACTGGCGGAACGCGGTTACCGGATTCTTGGTACGACGGTCGAAGACACGGACAGAGCAGAAGAGAGAGGAATCTTTGATGAAGTTCTGCAGCAGCTGGGCGCTCGCCGGCCCCGCGGCGGATGCGTTTCCAACATGGAAGAAGCTGAAAAGCTTGCAGAGGATATCGGTTATCCGCTGATTGTACGTCCTTCCTATGTGCTTGGAGGAAGGGCTATGCAAATTGTTTATGAGCCTCAGGAACTCCAGGGCGTATTTGCAAGGGCTTTGGCGGATTTTCCGGGACAAAGCATCTGGATCGACCAGTATCTTCTCGGCAAAGAGGTCGAAGTCGATGCGATTTCCGACGGGGAAACCGTCTGCATTCCCGGAATCATGGAACATCTGGAACGGGCCGGCATTCATTCCGGCGATTCGATTGCGGTCTATCCGCCGCAAACGGTTGCAGACAACATCAAAGAAATCATCGAGGACTTAACCATTTCGCTGGCCCGGAGCCTGCGGATCAAAGGCTTATTGAATATCCAGTATGTCATCTATAAAGACCAGGTCTATGTTTTAGAAGTCAATCCCCGCTCCAGCCGTACGGTCCCTTTCTTAAGCAAGATTACCGGCGTGCCGATTGTGGAATTGGCCACCCGGGTTATTCTTGGAGAGAAGCTGGGGAGCATGGGTATTAAATCTGGTTTGTGGCCAGTTGGAGAGAAGGTTGCGGTAAAAGCACCGGTATTCTCTTTCTCAAAGCTGCTGCTCGTTGAACCTTCTCTCGGTCCTGAAATGAAATCAACCGGAGAAGTCATGGGGATTGATTATGATTATGAAAAAGCGCTCCAGAAAGCATTGATGGCCGCCGGCATGCAGATATCGGTTTACGGCACGCTGCTTGCAACCCTAGCCGACCGCGATAAGGAAGACGGGATACGGCTGGTCAAACGTTTTGCCAAACTTGGCTTTAGAATCATCGCCACGGAAGGGACGGCTAAGGCGATTTGCCAGTCCGGTATTGAAGTTGACACGGTTGGTAAACTTCATTCCGGATCAGACGATATCATTGAGAAAATCCGCAAAGGACGTGTCCAGTGTGTCTTAAATACAACCACACACGGCAGAATCATTGCCAGCGACGGTTTTGCGATCCGAAGAAGTGCAGTTGAACACGGCGTACCGTGCTTTACCAGTATGGATACGGCCGAAGCCTGGCTGCATGTTCTGGAGGCCAACATACCGAGCATCGTACCACTCAGCTAG
- a CDS encoding carbamoyl phosphate synthase small subunit: MAWLVLSDGKAFEGEKFGPWIGGDHVIKGEVVFNTSMCGYQEMITDLSYAGQILTFTHPQIGNYGWHNEESEADKVLLKGIIVRELSAGEGSLHADGSLEDFCMKQNIPGLKGVDTRALTRYIRNNGTMPGIMVEELEQAAAFWQKSTPQDFDPEKHWVYQATSDEEYVIPGNGPELAVLDLGAKKNILRCLQKRGYRLHVFPAGTPSQKIMELRPQGLVLSNGPGDPARLPEIAENMGKLIAELPIMGICMGHQIMAMAAGASTYKLPFGHRGGNHPVQNKETGKVTMTSQNHGYAVSEESLRGTGFNIMYANLNDGTVEGLKHEKYPVLTVQYHPEAAPGPEENDEIFDRFAEILNAKWGEM, encoded by the coding sequence ATGGCCTGGCTGGTTTTAAGTGACGGAAAAGCTTTCGAAGGAGAAAAATTTGGCCCCTGGATTGGTGGAGACCACGTGATCAAAGGGGAAGTCGTATTCAATACTTCAATGTGCGGATATCAGGAGATGATCACCGATTTGTCCTATGCCGGACAAATCCTGACATTTACTCACCCGCAGATCGGGAACTACGGCTGGCATAATGAAGAGAGCGAAGCGGACAAGGTACTGCTTAAGGGTATCATCGTGCGGGAGCTCTCGGCTGGCGAAGGCAGCCTGCATGCCGATGGAAGCCTGGAGGATTTCTGTATGAAACAGAATATCCCTGGCTTAAAAGGCGTTGATACCCGGGCATTAACCCGCTATATCCGGAACAACGGGACGATGCCCGGCATAATGGTCGAGGAATTGGAACAGGCCGCAGCGTTCTGGCAGAAAAGCACGCCGCAGGATTTTGACCCTGAAAAACATTGGGTGTACCAGGCGACATCCGACGAAGAATATGTCATTCCCGGTAACGGTCCGGAGTTGGCCGTACTTGATCTTGGCGCCAAAAAGAATATTTTGCGCTGCCTGCAAAAAAGAGGTTACCGGCTGCATGTTTTCCCTGCAGGGACTCCCTCTCAGAAAATAATGGAGTTGAGGCCCCAGGGACTTGTGCTGAGCAATGGACCTGGAGATCCAGCCCGTTTGCCGGAGATCGCTGAGAATATGGGGAAACTGATTGCAGAATTACCGATTATGGGAATTTGTATGGGTCATCAGATTATGGCAATGGCCGCGGGCGCTTCAACCTACAAGCTGCCGTTTGGGCATCGCGGAGGGAACCATCCTGTTCAGAACAAAGAAACGGGCAAAGTAACCATGACTTCTCAGAACCATGGTTATGCTGTCAGTGAAGAATCGCTTCGAGGAACTGGGTTTAACATCATGTATGCGAATTTGAATGATGGCACAGTTGAAGGCCTGAAGCACGAAAAATATCCGGTTTTAACTGTGCAATATCATCCTGAAGCTGCACCGGGCCCTGAGGAAAATGATGAAATATTTGACCGCTTTGCAGAGATACTGAACGCTAAATGGGGGGAAATGTAA
- a CDS encoding dihydroorotase, translating into MLWIKNAYVIDPAQRLSGINDVLVKDGVIVKSAGSLQPADVLEALEAQRLDDVLQVEGEGKYLFPGLIDVHVHLREPGQEEKEDIRSGSRAAIKGGFTSILAMANTTPIVDNRALTEFVRLQGERAAMARVYPIAAVTKGFLGKELVEMMDILDGGAVAFSDDGKGIQNAEMMRLALEYAKLTGCPIISHCEDDSLAGHGVMRKGEMSARLGLRGIPASAESVMVARDVLLAAETGGKLHIAHVSTKESVQIIREAKKMGVDVTAEVNPHHLIFMDKDVSLTDASYKVNPPLPSAEDQIALLEGLLDGTIDMLATDHAPHTWEEKTRPFAEAPFGINALETVLAAVWQNLVLKGKITPDQVIALWSVNPARRFGLPGGTLRPGSQADLVLFDPEYREMISAETMETKSQNTPFLGQEMQGFPVMTIVGGKIRMAGRKLLDNKEEA; encoded by the coding sequence GTGTTGTGGATTAAGAATGCGTATGTGATTGACCCGGCCCAAAGATTGTCCGGGATCAATGATGTCTTGGTTAAAGATGGCGTTATTGTGAAATCAGCCGGGAGCCTGCAGCCTGCAGACGTTCTGGAAGCGCTGGAAGCCCAGAGGCTTGACGATGTGCTACAGGTTGAGGGGGAAGGAAAATATTTGTTCCCCGGTCTAATTGATGTGCACGTGCATCTCCGCGAACCCGGTCAAGAGGAGAAGGAAGATATCCGTAGCGGTTCCAGAGCTGCGATAAAAGGAGGATTTACCTCGATACTCGCCATGGCCAATACAACGCCGATTGTTGACAACCGTGCGCTAACGGAATTTGTGCGGCTGCAGGGAGAACGCGCCGCTATGGCCAGAGTCTATCCGATCGCGGCGGTAACGAAAGGTTTTCTTGGCAAAGAGCTGGTCGAGATGATGGATATCCTCGACGGCGGAGCAGTGGCGTTTTCCGATGACGGTAAAGGAATCCAGAACGCTGAGATGATGCGTCTGGCACTGGAATATGCCAAACTAACTGGCTGCCCGATCATCAGTCATTGTGAAGATGACAGCCTGGCCGGACACGGTGTGATGCGCAAAGGTGAAATGAGTGCGAGACTCGGCTTAAGAGGAATCCCAGCAAGCGCCGAGAGCGTAATGGTGGCCAGGGATGTGCTGCTGGCAGCTGAAACAGGGGGGAAACTCCATATTGCGCATGTATCGACCAAAGAAAGTGTGCAGATTATCAGAGAAGCAAAAAAAATGGGTGTGGATGTAACGGCCGAAGTGAATCCGCACCATCTGATCTTTATGGATAAGGATGTTAGCCTGACCGATGCCTCTTATAAAGTCAATCCACCGCTTCCTTCTGCAGAAGACCAGATTGCGCTGTTGGAAGGCTTGCTGGACGGGACGATCGATATGCTGGCGACAGACCACGCCCCGCATACCTGGGAAGAGAAGACCCGGCCTTTCGCCGAAGCACCGTTTGGGATCAACGCGCTGGAAACAGTCCTAGCCGCAGTCTGGCAGAACCTGGTGTTAAAAGGGAAAATAACCCCAGATCAGGTCATCGCTTTATGGTCGGTGAACCCGGCTCGCCGTTTCGGCCTGCCGGGCGGAACGCTTCGACCCGGGAGTCAGGCCGACTTGGTTCTGTTTGACCCGGAATACCGGGAAATGATTTCTGCGGAGACAATGGAGACAAAGTCGCAGAATACCCCTTTCCTGGGACAGGAGATGCAGGGATTTCCAGTAATGACCATTGTCGGCGGAAAAATACGAATGGCTGGAAGAAAGCTTTTAGACAATAAGGAGGAAGCATAA
- a CDS encoding aspartate carbamoyltransferase catalytic subunit — protein MNWKHKDLLDLDILTAEEIKHILKTAAPMKEILARPNKKLPTLRGKSVVMLFYENSTRTRTSFETAAKILGADTSNIAVAQSSVSKGETLLDTAKTLQAMKVDLVVIRHGSSGVAGFLADELSAGVINGGDGQHAHPTQALLDFFTMQERLGELQGKKIVIVGDVLHSRVVRSNVLGLKKLGAEVVLVGPPTLLPSEMNYLGVKTSYDLDKELPGADAVMALRLQLERQQSGLFPSIREYSRLYGLSLERLKQTGKDTIIMHPGPMNRGVEITSDLADSVQSVIEEQVTNGVAVRMALIYLLIGGTGSVVD, from the coding sequence ATGAATTGGAAGCACAAGGACCTGCTTGATCTGGACATACTGACAGCGGAAGAAATCAAACATATCTTGAAGACTGCGGCTCCGATGAAAGAGATTCTGGCAAGACCCAATAAGAAATTACCGACACTCAGAGGAAAATCTGTGGTCATGCTTTTTTATGAGAACAGCACCCGGACCAGGACTTCCTTCGAGACTGCGGCCAAAATCCTTGGAGCAGATACGTCAAATATTGCAGTTGCCCAAAGCAGTGTAAGTAAGGGGGAAACCCTTCTGGATACAGCGAAGACCCTTCAGGCCATGAAAGTCGATTTGGTAGTCATCAGGCATGGCAGCTCAGGGGTGGCAGGGTTCCTCGCCGATGAGCTTTCAGCCGGCGTGATCAATGGTGGTGACGGCCAGCATGCCCATCCGACTCAGGCCTTGCTGGACTTTTTTACGATGCAGGAAAGACTGGGCGAACTTCAAGGCAAGAAAATTGTGATTGTCGGCGATGTGCTGCACTCTAGAGTTGTGCGGAGCAATGTCCTCGGACTGAAAAAACTTGGTGCGGAAGTCGTTTTGGTTGGCCCGCCGACGCTGCTGCCATCGGAAATGAATTACCTTGGTGTGAAGACCTCTTACGATTTGGATAAAGAACTGCCCGGGGCCGATGCGGTGATGGCTCTCCGTCTTCAGTTGGAAAGGCAGCAAAGCGGCCTCTTTCCGTCAATCCGGGAATACAGCAGGTTATACGGTCTTAGCCTGGAAAGGTTAAAACAAACCGGCAAAGATACTATTATCATGCACCCCGGTCCGATGAACAGAGGTGTCGAGATTACGAGTGATTTGGCTGACAGTGTGCAGTCTGTGATTGAAGAGCAGGTCACCAACGGTGTTGCCGTTCGGATGGCTTTGATTTACTTGTTGATAGGAGGGACAGGCAGTGTTGTGGATTAA
- the pyrR gene encoding bifunctional pyr operon transcriptional regulator/uracil phosphoribosyltransferase PyrR, whose translation MEGTPKNRIMDADGIRRAISRISHEILEKNQGTKDLVLIGIRTRGVPLAERIKERIAEFEGVSIPLGLLDITLYRDDLSTIDIQPVLHETKVPFSLDGKIVILVDDVLFTGRTVRAALDALLDLGRPSKIQLAVLVDRGHRELPIRADYVGKNVPTSSREIVSVCLEETDGSEEVFLQEKK comes from the coding sequence ATGGAAGGTACGCCAAAAAACAGGATCATGGATGCGGACGGGATCCGCAGAGCGATTAGCAGGATATCCCATGAAATCCTGGAGAAGAATCAGGGAACGAAAGATCTTGTCCTGATCGGGATAAGGACGAGGGGAGTCCCTTTAGCGGAACGCATTAAGGAAAGGATTGCAGAATTTGAGGGTGTATCGATTCCTCTCGGGCTGCTTGATATCACACTTTATAGAGACGACCTGAGTACGATTGATATTCAACCTGTGTTGCATGAGACCAAAGTGCCATTCAGCTTAGATGGGAAAATCGTTATTTTGGTCGATGACGTTTTATTTACCGGCCGTACAGTCAGAGCAGCGCTCGATGCGCTGCTGGATCTCGGAAGACCATCGAAAATCCAACTGGCCGTTTTGGTAGACCGGGGGCACCGGGAACTGCCGATCAGGGCCGATTATGTCGGCAAAAATGTTCCGACTTCCAGCAGGGAAATTGTTTCTGTGTGCCTGGAAGAAACGGATGGAAGTGAAGAAGTATTCCTACAGGAAAAAAAGTAA